Proteins encoded by one window of Salmonirosea aquatica:
- a CDS encoding sulfatase family protein produces the protein MSDSKAIQMKKALLICLVSAVTTTLFFSCKKEEPKHPNILFIMSDDHAYQAISAYSDKLLQTPNIDRIAQEGMLFTNACVTNSICAPSRAVILTGKHSHLNGKVDNYFPFDTTNVTFPQILQANGYQTAMFGKLHFGNNPKGFDEFKILPDQGHYYNPDFITKKEGKITLTGYVTDLITDMTINWLKNEREKDKPFFLAYLHKAPHREWLPAERHYKEFINRSFPEPTTLFDDYEGRGRAAHEQEMNLLEHMNWAGDSKIFPENMDKLGIKESHSYDKANYTNTVGRMNPEQRKVWDATYGKMNEEFMKRYPSMSRTDQMKWRYQRYMQDYLGSIAAVDEGVGKVLDFLKANGLDENTIVVYTSDQGFYLGEHGWFDKRFIYDESFKTPLLIKWPGVIKAGSKNTQMVQNLDFAQTFLDAAGIAAPADMQGESLVPIFKGQGQNFRDAAYYHYYEYPSVHMVKRHYGIVTEKFKLIHFYYDIDEWELYDRLNDPNEMKNVYNDPKYANVRDELHKKLAALRVKYKDSEALDKMYIEKYKELEKSGKIFR, from the coding sequence ATGTCCGATTCAAAAGCAATCCAAATGAAAAAAGCCCTGCTCATTTGCCTGGTTTCCGCGGTAACTACCACCTTGTTTTTTTCCTGTAAGAAAGAAGAGCCCAAGCATCCAAACATCCTTTTTATCATGTCGGACGACCACGCCTACCAGGCCATTTCGGCTTATAGCGACAAACTTTTGCAGACGCCCAACATCGACCGCATTGCCCAGGAAGGGATGCTTTTTACCAATGCCTGCGTGACCAACTCCATCTGTGCGCCCTCGCGGGCGGTGATTCTGACGGGCAAGCACAGCCATCTCAATGGCAAGGTCGATAACTATTTCCCGTTTGATACGACCAACGTTACCTTTCCCCAGATTTTGCAAGCCAATGGGTACCAGACGGCTATGTTTGGCAAGCTGCACTTCGGGAACAACCCCAAGGGCTTCGATGAGTTCAAGATCCTGCCCGATCAGGGACATTATTACAACCCCGATTTCATTACCAAAAAAGAAGGAAAAATCACGCTGACCGGCTACGTGACGGATCTCATCACCGACATGACGATCAACTGGCTGAAAAACGAGCGGGAAAAAGACAAGCCTTTCTTCCTGGCGTACCTGCACAAAGCGCCGCACCGCGAATGGCTCCCCGCCGAACGCCATTACAAGGAGTTTATCAACCGTTCTTTCCCGGAACCTACTACGCTGTTCGACGACTACGAAGGACGCGGCCGGGCGGCGCACGAACAGGAAATGAACCTGCTCGAACACATGAACTGGGCGGGCGATTCCAAGATTTTTCCCGAAAACATGGATAAGCTGGGCATCAAGGAATCGCACTCGTACGACAAGGCCAATTATACCAACACGGTGGGGCGCATGAATCCCGAGCAGCGGAAGGTATGGGATGCCACCTACGGTAAAATGAACGAGGAATTCATGAAAAGGTACCCCTCGATGTCACGGACCGACCAGATGAAATGGCGGTACCAGCGCTACATGCAGGATTATCTGGGCTCGATCGCGGCGGTAGACGAAGGGGTAGGTAAGGTACTCGATTTTCTGAAAGCGAACGGACTGGACGAAAACACCATCGTGGTCTATACCTCCGACCAGGGCTTCTACCTGGGCGAACACGGTTGGTTTGACAAGCGCTTTATCTACGATGAATCGTTCAAAACGCCGCTATTGATCAAATGGCCGGGCGTCATCAAAGCCGGCTCGAAAAACACCCAGATGGTGCAGAACCTGGACTTCGCCCAGACGTTCCTCGATGCGGCCGGCATTGCGGCTCCCGCCGATATGCAGGGCGAAAGTCTGGTGCCTATTTTCAAGGGTCAGGGGCAGAATTTCCGGGATGCCGCCTACTACCACTACTACGAGTACCCCAGCGTCCACATGGTGAAGCGGCATTACGGCATCGTGACGGAGAAATTCAAACTGATCCATTTCTACTACGACATCGACGAGTGGGAATTGTACGACCGCCTCAACGACCCGAATGAGATGAAAAACGTGTACAATGACCCGAAATATGCGAATGTCCGAGACGAACTACATAAGAAACTAGCTGCTCTGCGGGTGAAATACAAAGACTCCGAAGCCCTGGACAAAATGTACATTGAAAAGTACAAGGAGCTGGAAAAAAGTGGTAAAATCTTCCGGTAA